In Microbulbifer elongatus, the DNA window ACTGCTGCTCACAAGCCGGTACACCGGTCAGCAACAGGTAGCGGCAACCGGTTTCCAGTAGCTCCTGGGCCTGGGCGTCATGCACATCGGCTTCACCGGCCATGGCACGCGCTTCCCTGCGATTGGGTGCCACCAGGGTGGCCAGCGGCAGCAGCAGGTCGGTCATGGCCTCCCAGAGCGGGGGAGCCAGCACACTTTCTTTGTCCGCAAGGGTGGCGTCCGGGTCGATGATCAGGGGAACATCCGGGTAGTCCCGCAGCACACTGTGCAGGGCGTGGACATTTTCCACTGAACCCAGATAACCGATTTTTATCGCGGCAATCGGCATGTCCTCGAGCACCGCCCGGGCCTGTTCCACCAGCAGACTGTCGTCCACCGGCGCTACTCCGGCCAGCGCACTGGTGTCGCCGACGGTGATGGCCGACACCACGGAGGCGCAGTGGCACCCCAGGCTGGCGGCGGTTTCGGTATCGGCGGCAATACCCGCACTCCCGCTGGGGTCGTGGTGGGTTACGGTGAGAACAATCGGTTGGCGTGTATCCATGGGCGTTGGGGAACTCCTCGCAGATTTCCTAATTCTAGCCGGAGGCGCTGTGGCCGGGTGGCCTGGCGCGCCCCTGTCACGGTGGATCGAGGTTGGCGGCCCCGGTTCAGAAGGGGCGCACCACGGCGAGAATCACGATCGCCAGCAATGCCAGCACTGGCAGCTCATTGAAGATGCGGAAATAGCGCCCGCTTTTGGTCACCGTGCCCGCGGCAAACTTCTTCACGTAGCTGCCGCAGATGTGGTGGTAGCCGATCAGCAGTACGACGAGGGTAAGCTTGGCGTGCAGCCAGCCCGCAGACTTGTAGTACTCGGGATTGAAGGTGATCAGCCAGATACCGAATGCCAGGGTGGCCAGCATCGAGGGTGTGGCGATGCCCCGGTACAGGCGTCGCTCCATGATCTGGAAGCGGTCCCTGCTCACCGCGTCGGTGGCGTCGATGTGGTACACAAACAGCCGGGGAAGGTAAAACAGTGCGGCAAACCAGCAGACCATAGAGATGATGTGAAAGGCCTTAACCCAAAGCATGGAAGCTCCTTAGCCGGAGGAATACCGGTTTAGTCGGTGTTGGAATTTGCTGCCTGTGATCCTCTAAGAGGGTTACTGGCGGTAATAATG includes these proteins:
- the thiD gene encoding bifunctional hydroxymethylpyrimidine kinase/phosphomethylpyrimidine kinase — its product is MDTRQPIVLTVTHHDPSGSAGIAADTETAASLGCHCASVVSAITVGDTSALAGVAPVDDSLLVEQARAVLEDMPIAAIKIGYLGSVENVHALHSVLRDYPDVPLIIDPDATLADKESVLAPPLWEAMTDLLLPLATLVAPNRREARAMAGEADVHDAQAQELLETGCRYLLLTGVPACEQQLENRLYDARGLVREFRWQRLPPAAYGACGTLTTAIACHIAHGLTMLEAVNRSQQFTWSAIADSRRLGMGRPVPNRLFWTCKD
- the hemJ gene encoding protoporphyrinogen oxidase HemJ: MLWVKAFHIISMVCWFAALFYLPRLFVYHIDATDAVSRDRFQIMERRLYRGIATPSMLATLAFGIWLITFNPEYYKSAGWLHAKLTLVVLLIGYHHICGSYVKKFAAGTVTKSGRYFRIFNELPVLALLAIVILAVVRPF